The DNA window AATTCACCACCGCCGATTGTTGCGTACCACGAATAAGAAGCAGCGTAAGTATAAGCAGAATCAATAGGGCAGGGGCATTGATCATTCCGTGCACCTCCATGCTATTTTGTATAATAGATTCAAAAGGGGAGTGGCACCATTCGTAGGGAATTGCCCCACCAAGTAGCTTGTTCAAATATTCACTCCATGCAATGGAAACTGTTGCAGCCCCCAATGCATATTCAAGTACCAAGGCCCATCCAATAATCCAAGCAACTAGTTCGCCCATAGTTGCATAAGCATAAGTATATGCACTGCCCGCAATGGGTATAATAGAAGCAAATTCGGCATAACAAAGCCCTGCAAAAGCACAACCCACAGCGGCCACTATAAATGAAAGTGTAACAGCAGCTCCTGCATGTTCGCCAGCAGCAGCAGCGGTTCTTACAAAAAGACCGGCACCTATAATAGCACCAATTCCAAGTGCGATAAGGCTGCCTCGCCCAAGTGTACGTTTCAGTGTGTGTTCATCTGTGGCCACATTGCCCATCAGATCGTTAAGACTTTTTTTGCGGTGTAAAGACATAGGGATTATTTTATATTTTTTAATTATTATTTTATATTTTTGTTTGGCAACCTGTCCCGCTGCAAGCTTGCGGGGCTATCGGGATTGTCGAAGGTTCCTGGCGTCAGTGTACTTTATACTTCCCGCCGCGGCGAGCTTTATATTTAATACTAGCAAGCAAAACAAAGGCATTTTGCCCATATAGCATTTATTTTTCATCAATCAGAAACAAAAATATTTCCACAGGTCCTCTAAACCCTGGTAATTCCATCATCTCAATTGTATTTTCAACAGCGGGACCTGTTAGCCATTTCACAAATCGGGGTGGGTTGTTGCCGTATCTGTTTTTAAGCAAGTTAAATACATCTTTCATTTCTCGAACAATCTGATGGGTATAGGCAAATACCACCAAGCATGGCGATTCATCCGTAAGTTCGATATTGGTTTGCTTGGTACTTATTACAATTGATCCTGTTTTTGATACCAAGCACTCACAGGTAATCAAAAAAGCATCTACAAAGTCGCCACTTTTGTGATTTTTTTGGAACTCAATTCCTGTATCGGTCAACCGTTTTGCAAGCACTTCATCTTTGCATACTAGCTTGCTCCATCTTTTATTCTCGTGCAAGGTAATAAAATTGTCAACGGCTTCAAAAATATGAATATTATATATAAAGGAACCTTTGGCTTGTGTAAAGTTTTCGGCAAACTCCACAGCTAGATCAGCATCGAATTCACGGTATATGGGCGAATCCAATTCCAAATCGGGGAAAGGGTTTTTCGTCTTTTCCACTAACGCTTGTCGTACACGTTTTAATAAGGTTTCTTTTGAAGTTATTTCAGACAATTTGGAGGTTTATTATTCAATTTTTTCTTGTGTGCGAAGATATATATCAATGCACAAAGTAAACATTAAAAAAATAGGGCAAATGTGAAGTCAAGACATAAATAGTAAGTTAGTGGTTGGTGAAAACACGCAACCACGGGCATTGCAGAATATATCATGATCCGAATATCTATATGCCAAAAATATCCTCACTTTAAAATAAAAAGCAATCGGGCTCCATGCATATTGTGAAATGAATTGATGCTAGAAAAAAGTTCGAGACCCAATCCCGCTTCTTTTACAAACATCCACGCTGCTCCAACTTTAAAATTGACGCCCACATAGGTGGCACTCGAATAAAAGAGTTCTGCTTTTAGAACTGATAAGGCAGTAATACCCCATACGATAAATTTATCTGATTTAAAATACGGTAGCCCTAATCCATAATCGATTGATAAAATAGAAGCACCCACATACGATTTGGTATATTGCAAACCAATATGGTGCATATAGGAAGCACTCCGTGGTTTTATATTGAATGAAGGCCCAAAAGTATTTCCCGAGATATCTTTCTTTCCTATTTTGGTGGTATAGCCATAACCCACACTGAACCACTCTTTATATGAATGATCTTTTTTTTTCTGAGCATGCACAGGCAAATTAGAAAAGGCTAGAATGCACAAAATCAAAATAGATGTATATATTGATTTTAGGCACATATTATAGGGCTTTAAGAAATCATTTACCTAAAATCTGTTGCCATTTTGTAGAATTTTGCACATTGATTTCATTGAGCAGTTCTACAATTTTATTTTTATCGGCAGGTAAGGCATCTTTATATATGTTTACTATTTCTTCCGATTTAGTAAAAAAGAAAAGTTGTAATAAAAATAAATTTGGCGAGAGTTTCCAAACACTTTTTATCTGGTTCAGTGCATTGGTAATTTCTTTGCGTGCACCGTCCACGTCTTTGCTCATCTCGTCCATACCTTTACGATAATATTGGTTCATGGCTTCATGGAAAGGTTTATACCTGGCATTCAACAGATTTTCGATTAGCCAATAACGGTTTTTGCTTGGTGTACCAGTCGATGACAACCATCCTGGCTCAGAGGCAGTAGAAGCTTGATTAACGATTTGTTGTGCTTTTATATAATTTGCTGTGCCACCCTCCAATGAATAACTATCGTAGTCCATACCTATAATAATATAAGCATA is part of the Bacteroidota bacterium genome and encodes:
- a CDS encoding LUD domain-containing protein; amino-acid sequence: MSEITSKETLLKRVRQALVEKTKNPFPDLELDSPIYREFDADLAVEFAENFTQAKGSFIYNIHIFEAVDNFITLHENKRWSKLVCKDEVLAKRLTDTGIEFQKNHKSGDFVDAFLITCECLVSKTGSIVISTKQTNIELTDESPCLVVFAYTHQIVREMKDVFNLLKNRYGNNPPRFVKWLTGPAVENTIEMMELPGFRGPVEIFLFLIDEK
- a CDS encoding DUF4835 family protein — its product is TRPIYNSNYTSAVFFTLDRDWLFKYNRYESLDFNENQFSSNFTSMLAFYAYIIIGMDYDSYSLEGGTANYIKAQQIVNQASTASEPGWLSSTGTPSKNRYWLIENLLNARYKPFHEAMNQYYRKGMDEMSKDVDGARKEITNALNQIKSVWKLSPNLFLLQLFFFTKSEEIVNIYKDALPADKNKIVELLNEINVQNSTKWQQILGK